The Nostoc sp. NIES-3756 DNA window GCGATCGCAAAACATCAAAGCTCCAATTTTATCTGGTAATTCAATTTTCTTCTGGAACTTAAAACCACATCTTTCAAAAACATGAATCATTTTTTGATTGCGGATATCTGGTTCAGCAATAATCTTTTGCGTAGCAGCATTTTGGAATTGGAAAAATGTCATCGCTCGTAACAAAGGTAAAGCATAACCCTTACCTAAAAATGCTGGCTCTCCAATCAACAAATGAGTACCTTGATCCGTAGATTCTGCTGGATAATGACGAGCGACAATATCATCAATTGTCCAGTAAGATTCCCAATAGCTGATAGGTTGATTATCCAAACAGCCGATATACAGAGTTTGATGTTTATCTGCTAAAGCTGTTTGTAAATGTTGCCGCATTCTTTCCAAATCAAATGCCAAATTCCAAAAAGGAATCACATGAGGTTGATTCATCCAATTATGAATCAGAGTTAAATCTTTCTCTAAATCCACCGGACGAAAAGCAATAGTTTTATTGATTGTAGAATCAAACCTTTCATAACTGTAACTAAGCGTTTTAACAGACATAAATCCTCACATCTTTCTCAAAAACCCTCCGCATTTCTCCGCGTTTATATCAACCTATACAAAGGATTATCAACAGCAACATAAACAGACTGCGTAGCCACAGAACCCACAAGCTCATCCATATTATGAAAACGAGTAAGCAGATTAGCCTTGCAAAGTAGTTGAGGTAGAGAAACTAAGTTTTCAATCAAAGAATGTTCTGAATACTTGCTGATAATATTGCGTAGTTCCTCAAGCAGTAATTCCTCATCTACTAGGCCAGCCACACCAAAAGCATTAATCAACCCGAACAAGTTGTTAAAAAATAAATAATAAGTCAGCCGTTCATCAATCACATCATCATCACAAATTGTCTCACTTTTTTGACTAATTCCCGGCAGAATATTATCTAACAATTCATGACAAGAACGACGATAGTAATATCCTTGATTATCCCGATAGAATAATTTTTCAGGATAACCATCATTTAATTGCAAAACAGTATTTTGTTGATGTGCTTCCAACCCTATACCGTAGGTAAAATATAACCAGAGAATTGGTTCTAGATAAATTTGTAAGTAACGTTTAAACCAATCTAAACTTACTGCATTGGTGGAACGTTTTTCTTGTTGTGCTAGTTGGTGAATAATACTTGCTAACCGTGAACCATCACCTGAAATTGAATCCTGACACAAAGCTACTAAACAAGTCGCATCTGTATGTGGATTTTGTAAGAATGGGTTGTCTCTAAGAATTGTCGAGAAGCTATCAACAGCAACACCATCAATTTGTAAAGTGATATAGGCGGGGTCGGTAATAATTTGAAAGTCAGGAAAATCCTGGTATAGCCTTAAACCGATTTCACCTGCTAGGATTTGATGTACTTCTAAACTCCGTTCTAATTCTTTATATAAATTTGTGCGAACAGAGTTAGTAATTTTCACATTCAGAGACAACTTTAACATAAATGCTGCTTCTGGATGATAGACGGTACGGATGGAAGATGTAGGTTGATAAGCTCTTCCAATCAAACCTAAATCTTGTATAGTTCCTTGTTGAATTAATTTTTGAATTTGTGACTGCTGAAGTAAATAATTTGCTTGCCAGGGATGGATCGGTAACAATGAATAATCATCTTCACCGCAGTAATCAAGCTTGAACTGATTATCAACACAAGAGTCAGCAATTAGTTGTGATTTAATTAAGCTTGTTGCTGTTTGTGATAGTTGCGAACCTTCTAACACAAGCGACTGATGAACCCGAAAGTAATGTAGGGAAAAACTACCTTTTGCTTCTGGGGAATAAATTGATAATTCATGGTCAGCAAAACCTTGGCGACTTTTGGGTGTGGGATGTAAATGATGCCCGAAAATTAAGGCTTGTTCTGATGTAATAAAGTCACTCTTAAAAGCATACAATTTTTCCGTATCTTGTCGCCTATTATGCACAAAGTTTTCGATGTAATTGCAGCTTTGGATAACTCGCAAAATTAGTTCATCTTGATGGCTATTACTACCACTTGCTAAAGCTAATTCTTTCGTGATTAAGGTGGCTAAGGTAACATAATCTAACTCTAGTAAATTACCTGTATTTGGTTGGTAATAAATAGGGAAAGCAAATAAATGTCTACCTGTAGGCGAGTAATATCGTAAACCAATTAATAGCCTTAGATGCAGATGTTTTAACTGACAACAGATAAGCGAGTTTGTGTTTGTACGTTGACAGACTTCTAAAATATCTCTGTCTTGTGTAGCGGTGGTAATGATTTCGCCTGTGTTGGTTTCCCGGAGGTAGCAATTCAAAAAGCTGTGGATGGTTGCTTGTTCTGCTATTTGTTTGTCAGTGCGATGTTGCGCCAGAACCGTTGTTGTGGGTTTGGCAATTGTGTATGGTGTCATATCTGGTGTATCGTTTGAGTGAAACTTATTTGACTTTGGGAGTGAGGGGAGTTTTTCGCTCTCCCTCTCTCCTATTTTTTTGGAAAGTTGAGATGGTTAATATTTTTAAATGCAGAGGAGCGTGGAGACTTTTACTCTATACCTTTGTTGGCGTTTCTAGGTGAAATGAATATTTTTCTCCAATTGTTGTAATGGCGTTGAGAACTTCTTGAATATCCACGATCGCAGTCCGGGGATTAAGTAGGGTAAATTTTAGGTAGGTGAGTTGACCAATTTTGGTCTGTGCAATAACTGCAATCCCTTGTTGTAGTAAGCTCATCCGGATATGGCTATTGATTTGATTTGCCCAAGTTGTACTATCTAGATGTGCTGGTGTTTGTTGGGGTACATAGCGAAAAACTACAGCGTTAATGGTGGGGTTGTTTGCCAATTCCAACACAGGGTTAGCGTTGATTAAACTGGCGGTTTCCTTGGCTAGTTCAATCGTGGTATCAATCATCTGTGCAAATTGTTTTCTCCCTAGAGTGCGGAGAGAAACAAACAGTTTGAGCGCATCAAATCGCTTAGTAGTCTGCACTGATTTGGTGACTAAATCGGGAATACTGGCGGTTTCGTTGGTTTCGGGGTTGAGATAGTCGGCGTGTAGCTTGATTAAATCAAAGTTTTGACGCTGTTTGACGAGGAAAGCACCGCAACTGATTGGCTGGTAAAACAGTTTATGGAAATCTACTGTAATTGAGTCAGCCAAGGCAATACCATCTAGTTTATCTCGATGGCGATCGCTCATCACCAACGCGCCACCAAAAGCCGCATCCACATGTAGCCACAACCCATATTTTGCAGCACAGGCGGCTAATTCTGGTAATGGGTCAATACTACCAAAATCTGTAGTCCCGACGGTAGCAACTAGAGCAATGGGTAATAAATCTTGGCTTTGTAATTCTGCTAACTTCCGTTCCACCGCCGTAGGACATAGGCGGAAATCAGAGTCAGTTTCTACCATCACCACCGCTTGCTGTCCTAAACCTAACAAGGAAGCAGCTTGGCTAATAGTGAAATGCGCCGCTTGAGAACAGAGGATACGAAAACGCTTGGCTTGTGGCGGTAATCCTTGCTGTTGGATAGACCAGTTTAACTGATGATGTGCATAAGCATCTCGCGCCAGCAGCAACCCCATAAAATTCGATTGCGTGCCACCACTGGTAAATATACCATCACTATCAGTATTATAACCGAAACTTGCACACAACCAATCTACTACCTGCTGTTCCAACACAGTTGCAGCCGGACTTTGATCCCAAGAATCCAAAGATTGATTAGTCCCACTAATCAACACCTCAGCCGCTAAAGCTGGTAATAACGGCGGACAATGCAGGTGAGCAATACAAGTAGGATGAGTCACCACCACCGAATGCTTGATGATATTCTCCCCCACCTCTGCCAAAACCTGATGCAAATCCACACCATCTTCAGGACAGATAGAAATCTCTGCAATAGTTCTAGCTAATTCCTGGGGACTTCTACCACTATAAGGCTTTCCTTGAGTTGCAAAACAATCTATCAACAACTCTACAGAAGTTGCGATCGCCTCTCGAAACAACCCCTCATCCTCAACAAAACATTCAGCAAATTTGCTTCTTTGTGAGATAACAACCATCAACCCACCTGCGATAAAACCGATAAAACCTGCTTCTCCGCCGCCTGTACCGCCGCCGCGAAAATCTCACTAATACTATCAATCTGCGCCGCAGTCACAATTAAAGGCGGTAGAAAGCGTACCACTGTACCAAACCTACCCCCCAATTCCACAATCAAACCCCGCCGCAAACACTCAGCTTGGATACAACTAGCTAACTGGGGAAGTGCTGGATACTTCCCACGCCGATCAGCAGGTGCTTGGGGATTAATAATTTCCACACCCACCATCAAACCGCGTCCCCGCACCTCGCCAATACAGTAAGTTTCGCATTGAATTTGGTGCAGATGCTTCAACAAGCGATCGCCCATTGCGGCTGCATGTTCAGTCAGGGAATTTGCCAAAATGTACTGTATAGTCGCCGTTCCCGCCGCCATCGCCATTTGATTACCCCGGAATGTCCCTGCATGAGCGCCTGGACTCCATTTATCGAGTTCTTTGTTATACAAAACTACCGATAAAGGTAAACTACCACCAATAGCCTTGGAAAGTAATAAGACATCCGGCACAATCCCCGAATGCTCGAAGGCGTAGAGTTTCCCAGTCCTACCTAACCCTGTTTGAATCTCATCGACAATTAAGGGAATTTGGCGATCGCGTGTTATCCGGCGTATCTC harbors:
- a CDS encoding GNAT family N-acetyltransferase, coding for MSVKTLSYSYERFDSTINKTIAFRPVDLEKDLTLIHNWMNQPHVIPFWNLAFDLERMRQHLQTALADKHQTLYIGCLDNQPISYWESYWTIDDIVARHYPAESTDQGTHLLIGEPAFLGKGYALPLLRAMTFFQFQNAATQKIIAEPDIRNQKMIHVFERCGFKFQKKIELPDKIGALMFCDRQLFFHRWQA
- a CDS encoding IucA/IucC family protein, with protein sequence MTPYTIAKPTTTVLAQHRTDKQIAEQATIHSFLNCYLRETNTGEIITTATQDRDILEVCQRTNTNSLICCQLKHLHLRLLIGLRYYSPTGRHLFAFPIYYQPNTGNLLELDYVTLATLITKELALASGSNSHQDELILRVIQSCNYIENFVHNRRQDTEKLYAFKSDFITSEQALIFGHHLHPTPKSRQGFADHELSIYSPEAKGSFSLHYFRVHQSLVLEGSQLSQTATSLIKSQLIADSCVDNQFKLDYCGEDDYSLLPIHPWQANYLLQQSQIQKLIQQGTIQDLGLIGRAYQPTSSIRTVYHPEAAFMLKLSLNVKITNSVRTNLYKELERSLEVHQILAGEIGLRLYQDFPDFQIITDPAYITLQIDGVAVDSFSTILRDNPFLQNPHTDATCLVALCQDSISGDGSRLASIIHQLAQQEKRSTNAVSLDWFKRYLQIYLEPILWLYFTYGIGLEAHQQNTVLQLNDGYPEKLFYRDNQGYYYRRSCHELLDNILPGISQKSETICDDDVIDERLTYYLFFNNLFGLINAFGVAGLVDEELLLEELRNIISKYSEHSLIENLVSLPQLLCKANLLTRFHNMDELVGSVATQSVYVAVDNPLYRLI
- a CDS encoding pyridoxal phosphate-dependent decarboxylase family protein; the protein is MVVISQRSKFAECFVEDEGLFREAIATSVELLIDCFATQGKPYSGRSPQELARTIAEISICPEDGVDLHQVLAEVGENIIKHSVVVTHPTCIAHLHCPPLLPALAAEVLISGTNQSLDSWDQSPAATVLEQQVVDWLCASFGYNTDSDGIFTSGGTQSNFMGLLLARDAYAHHQLNWSIQQQGLPPQAKRFRILCSQAAHFTISQAASLLGLGQQAVVMVETDSDFRLCPTAVERKLAELQSQDLLPIALVATVGTTDFGSIDPLPELAACAAKYGLWLHVDAAFGGALVMSDRHRDKLDGIALADSITVDFHKLFYQPISCGAFLVKQRQNFDLIKLHADYLNPETNETASIPDLVTKSVQTTKRFDALKLFVSLRTLGRKQFAQMIDTTIELAKETASLINANPVLELANNPTINAVVFRYVPQQTPAHLDSTTWANQINSHIRMSLLQQGIAVIAQTKIGQLTYLKFTLLNPRTAIVDIQEVLNAITTIGEKYSFHLETPTKV